Part of the Leishmania infantum JPCM5 genome chromosome 7 genome, GCTCACGCCTACCGGCCGACGCGCTCCTGTGGGACGCCACGATCGTGTGCCGCCCTACTGCGGCATCGGCTGCTCACTCCTCGTCCACAGCGTCAGAGTCGCCGCGACGCCGAGAGGATGCTTCAGACAACACGTTCGTCACGGAGATAGAGGAGCCGGCAAAGACAGCCACACCGAAGCAGGTGGACCTCGACGCACCTCGTTCATGGAGCGTTACTGAGGTGCCGGTCCCTGTACGGTGGCATCCTCTCTCAGGCGACTCGAGCAGGGGTGTCAAAGGAAAAGGTGCTATCATGTTAGAGCTCTACCTCTGCGTCGAGTATGAGCCACTGGCGATACACAACTATGGTTTCGGGTCCGATACCTCGAACAGTTccccatcgtcgtcgtcgatgacTACCGCCACCGGTGCCTGTGCTTCCTGTGCCACTCGAGGGGCCTGGGACACACTGCAACTTCACGAGACTCTGGACGCCTACGTTTGGATAGAATGAGCCGGCGTTCTCGCGGCACACACGTCGTGCACGCGTGGAGCAACGCCGGTGAAATCCGTGCGCCCGCCCATCGTTTCTTTGCCTGTCTATTTCTCTCCTGCTAACTGTCGTGACCTCTGATGTACATAGGCGGCAAattttgccccccccccccccccaaaaaaaaaaaacaaaacaaacaacaCAGGTGTGACAGCAGAGGGAGGATCCGATGAGCTGGTGGTGAGCACGACTTGGCCACCGCGTAGTGAAACAAGAGTCTTCTCCTCCACTAGGTGGGCCATCgttttctcctcctcgccttgcGTGCGTTCCGTGCGCTTGCTGAGGGTGTTCTCTTGCAGCTGTGCTCGCCCGGCTCCAGGGGTCAAATAGACGGCCCCACAAAGGGAACCCTCTTGCCTTCTGCATGCCCCCTTCGCTAAGGTTTTCAGGGACCGCGCACACTTGCGTTCGTGACTTTGTGCCTGCCAGACACACCTCTGAACCAGATCCTCTTTCTCGTCCCGTTTGCTTCCTCCCCTTTACGCTATTCCCCCATCAACCCatacacccctccccctgaACACGTGTGTTTACATGTGTATTCGAACTTCACGCTTCCGGCCACCCACTCCGCCACcaacaaaacacacacacaaaaacacacacaataCGCACGCGTACAACACATGGAAGCGAAGGATACGTACGAGTGTGCGCGCTGTAGCTTTCCGCTCTTGCCCCCCGTCTGTAAgcccccctttcccttttcttcgtttttccCTTTTCGCTTCACCGTCTCGTTCCCACACGACACACGACACACGACACACGAAAGGATACTCTCCTTCTTTCCGCctgcttcctcttccctcttgtTCTGCACGTCCTGTGtcggtctctctctttccccacccccttcttgGTCTTGTCTCGATTTAGTGAAGCGTGTGCTGGCATTTTGCtagtgcctgtgtgtgtgtgtgtttgatTGCGCACCTTTCACACTCCCTCCCTTgcccccgcccgcctcgtACCTTCCCACTCTTCCATTCGCCCTTTCTCTCACTGTGCGCTTCTCTCGCCAcaccctccctcaccccttcgtctcgctctccccgTTTGATAGggcttctctcctctcctctcctctcctctcctgctcccctcccccactccccccaccccctcagttgctgctggcggtgttTGAGCTTCGACAGCGCTTGTGccccgcgcgcgctctcttgcCCATCTTTAACGGCGTCTTTTATTCTTGTGAccctccctcttcgcccCACCCGCAAGCTGCCTCTTCAACCCAGCCGatctctttttcttgttcCGACTCGAGGCAAGGGTGAGACCagggtgtgtgggggagggggtcagTCATAGCGACACGCACagagccccctccccccccccccacacacacacacggtaCACCGTATCGGGAATTCGTTAATCAGCGGTCGCCGTCTTAGGAGAATCATTGAAGACTCTGTTGGACGcgtggcgtgtgtgtatgtgtgtgtgtgttgtagGGACGCCTTTCTTCGTTTTGCTATGCCATCCTctgcggcaccgtcaccCACACCAGGCGGCACGCACCTCGAAGACGCTGGTAGTGCTGAGCCCGCAGCCGtcccctcctcttcaccTACATCCTCCTCTAGTAGTGCGGGCTTCTCCCACTGGTGGCAGCGTCTCTACTCTGCCCACACCTTCGCAGAGGGGCTGCGCGTGGTGTTTGAAGTGGTGCCGCTGTGGGTTCCTGTCGCCGGCGTGATCACGACTGCAGGCACGTACTATGTCACCTTCCGCGTGCGTCTCTTTCTCGCGCAGTGGCGCATCGCcgagcgtcgccgcgctgAGCGCAAGTACGAGCTGCTCGACAATCTGCGCGGCATGAAAATCGTGCCGGTTGGCGCGGTCCACGCactcggcgacgacgacgacgatgatgatgacgacgatgacgacgaggaagaggacgagaCGGCAGTGTCGCGACGCGACGTAGATGAGTTCCGCAGCAGCCTCGGTATTCGTCTACCCCGCGATGAGGATTTGATGGCTATTGTCGAGCGCATGCTCATGTCAGACACGCTGCCGGATGGGTGGGTGCTCTACCGCACGAGTGCCGGCATCGTTCGCTTCATGAACCTGAACACACAGgagctcttctttttcccgCCCAACAAGCGCAAGGAGAAGGCGCTCATCGAGTCCGAACTGAAGAAGCGCAACCGTGAGGCCATGGAGAGTAGATACAACTTCTCGTACGAGGATGAGGGCATGAACTCGAGctccctttctccttctCGCTCCGACACGCAGAATTTTGAGACGTCGCACCGCTCTGCTCGCGAGGACGGCGGAACGGCAGGGGGAAACGCCTCTCCTATCGAtttcgacgacggcgccggcgccgaggaCCCGAATGACGGCCTCAGTAGCACCTTCCGCCGCGTATTCAGCTACTTCCTGGAGCGTGAGCAGAAGAAGATTGAGCAGGGTGTCGCCTTAGCGCGGTCGTCGCGCGAAGGGTCGGTGCTCGGCGGCCCGTCGGCAGGCCCCTCCAGCGCTTTTTTGGGCGGCACTGGTAGTGGCCAAGGaagtggcagcggtgctgggGGTGCCTCTGGCGTCGCAGGTGGCGGCCACGACGGGGCCACTGCATCCCACCGCACGAGCGCCTCTATGACGTACCGTGTGGTGTCCTCGAGCTCCATTCACGGCGGGCGTAGTGGGAACAATTAGAGGAGCGGAGAAGGTCGgtgctcctctcttctccttcccttctttcCCATTggccgcctcccctcctccccctcccacatcGTTTTCGTGGAGTGGACCGTGCTGCTCGGCAAACAGGAGACaggaaaaaaggaggaggggaggaggaggggggaggggtcgaACAGCAGACGCCTTAGCCTCACACAGGTGTCGATATGACGCGCGTTGTTGATAAGGCGGCAGAGTGTTtatttttttgtttgccccccccctcttcctcccctcttgCCCTCCGTTTTGCTACCTTGAAAACCAGTGGctactccctccctccctgccctCCGTCCCTatcttcctcccccctccgcttTCTTCCTCTGCCTGAGTGTCTGCCCGTGTGGCCGTCTGGGTCGCATGCATGCGTTGTGTATGGATcactttttttgtgtgtgtttttggTGAAGAGGGGTGCGGGAGAGGTGAATGGGGAGTGAGTGGGtcaggggaggaggaggagagatcAGGCTTGCATCtgttctctcctctcctcctccacctccctctttttttttgccggtTGCGTgtgtttttcctttttcggaatttctttttgtgtgtcagtgtgtgtgtgtgtgcgatggGGCGGAGATTGGGGGAGATGAGGGTAGGGTAGGGGGTGAGGTGGTGAGGGAAAAGGGGAAAGGAGGataggagggggtgggtgagAAGAGTGAAAGCAAACGAAACGTAGAACCAGTTGCCATCGCGTGCTGCCACGGTGAGGTGTACCCTCAAGGGTTGTTGTGAccttctctctgcctttctcACTGCTTTGCGTTGTGGTCGCTTTTCGCcgctcctcccctcccttcccttcccttccctcaccCACCCGCGCCCTTCTGCTGCACGCACTGCATTTCTTCGAcgcatgtgcgtgtctctgtctctctttttttccctgCCGTTCTCTGTCGTTGTGGGAAAACTGCGAGGGAAGGAAGAAAGAGGAGTCTGAGAGAGAGCAGGATGGCTGCGAGGTGAGGggtgaggaggggtgggagggCATGAGAGATGCAAGAGCCGAACCTTGGGGTATGGGTTTTGCCTGCTTGTTGCTGCGCGCATTTCTCTCACAAGCATCCTCTTCCGCTCAGTCTCGTGCTCGActgctcttttctttttgttgttgtcaCTCGACTTcgccttctttctctctgtgtttctcTTCTCGAAGTGAGCGGTGCTGTCGATGATACtggaaggcgctgctgctgctaaaTGTGcggatgcgcgtgtgtatgtgggcgATTCACTACCGCTGCGACTCACTCGCCTCTTTGCGTTGTTGTTCTCCCTTCTTCAATCCTCGTTGTtcgcgtatgcgtgtgtgtgtgtgtgtctatgtGCGAATGAGCGAGTGCGTAGGCGGAGTGTGGTGAGGGGCTGGGGAACAGGTGAGGGCTTGCGTGGGTGCCTTTGCTTGCCTAGGTCGGTTCTCTTTAGCTCTCTATCCGCACAAACACGCTTGTGTActttcttcccttttttgcATCGCACCGGTCATCATCTCTCACTCGGAGAGCgccaaccaccaccacctccgtcctcctcttctttctcttcggCGACACTGCGTCTCCGCCGCACTTGCCCTCGGTTTAGCTTCGGTTTCAATCCCTTCTCAGTGTGTAACGGGCCAGCTCTAGCACTGCACATAAAAAAAATCAACAAAAAGGGCAAGAGAGCGAACGAAAAGTGTGCATTCGAACAGTGCGGTGGCTGCGACCCAGAAGACAAGTGCGCGCAGGGTAAGGtcgaggggggagggaggttgTGGTGGACGTGACGAGCGGTGACGAAACGGGGCAAGTCGCTGCGCGTCCGTACTCTCGTCTTTCTCACTTCTTTTCCGCACCTCTGCTGGTGCGCTTTCCCACGACGCAGGTGCTCCCATCCCTTTCTGCCCTGCTTCCGCTTGCACACACGCCTCTGGGCATGACTGTGCGCTCCTCTCCTACGGCAAACCTTTATCTCACGTATTTACTTCTCTCTTGCCCCATTTGTACATCTCCTTTTCCCTTCGCCACACTCATACGCACGCACCTTCATCACCGCGTTGCGCCCGCCTTCGCATTCTTGCTTTTCTTTGGTTGTGCtcacgtgtgtgcatgcgtccTTGCGCGTCTACTGCTCCCCTATTTCCACTCCACATTCTCCGCCAGCATATCACGACGAGCAGAAAAAAGCATGCCCGGCAAGGAAGTGAAGAAGGCGACGCAGCCCGCGAAGGCCGCGTCTCCGTACAAGAAGCCCGCTGTCGCGTCGCATTTCGCGGCCCGCCCGAAGAACTTCGGTATTGGCCAGGATGTGCCGTACGCGCGTGACCTGTCCCGCTTCATGCGGTGGCCGACGTTCGTGACGATGCAGCGCAagaagcgcgtgctgcagcgccgcctgaaggtgccgccggcgctgaaCCAGTTCACGAAGGTGCTGGACCGCGCGAGCCGAaacgaggcgctgaagcTGATCAAGAAGTACGCGCCGGAGACCCGCAAGGCTCGCCGCGAGCGCCTGCACAAGGCTGCcgaggagaagaagaaggacCCGAAGAAGACGGTATCGACGAGGGCTCCCCTGGCTGTTGTGACCGGTCTGCAGGAGGTGACGCGCGCGATCGAGAAGAAGCAGGCCCGCATGGTTGTGATCGCGAACAACGTGGACCCTGTGGAGCTCGTGCTGTGGATGCCGAACCTGTGCCGCGCGAACAAGATCCCGTACGCCATCGTGAAGGACATGGCGCGCCTGGGCGACGCGATTGGGCGGAAGACGGCGACGTGCGTTGCGATCACCGACGTGAACGCCGAGGATGAGGCGACGCTGAAGAACCTGATCCGCTCCGTGAACGCTCGCTTCCTGTCCCGCTCGGACGTGATCCGCCGCCAGTGGGGTGGTCTGCAGCTGTCTCTGCGATCtcgcgcggagctgcgcaagaagCACGCCCGCAACGCTGGTGTGGACGCCGCGGCCATCATTCAGTAAGGCGCTGTGCTGTCTCGGACACGATGACGTTggggtgggtgcgtgtgtctgaGAGCGTTGTGTGGCGGTCATGGTGCTGCAAAGGGAGCGaggtgctctctctctcgcgaTCTCGCTGCtaagcacacgcgcgtctgcTCGTTTCATGATGTGTTTTGTTTCTCATTTCACGTGGGCGGGGCCATTCATCATCATCATGCGAAAATGTGGTTTCGCTTTTTcctgtgttgtgtgtgtggcccctcttccccatcGTCTATTTTCGCCAACCATAACGAAGAAACCGCAGCGCATACAAGAAAGAGAATAGGggatgcggctgcagcaTGCAGTGGtgaggcagctgcgccgtcgcatTCTTGTTTGCCAATAGTCAGGgcaaagggaggggggacgggGCAGggaacgaggaggagggaggcgtcaggcggagagaggggagaggatTAACGACATGacctgcgctgcggcgaaaGTAGGGTGAGCCAGGCATGCGTTGCCCCACGGAAAATAGTTGAGGTGGCTCTCACGCTCACATTCGCTGGCCTTCTGCGTCCTGGTGCccgcgcgcttgtgtgtgagTGTTTAGGCACGAGCGAGCGTCTGCCTCCCCCACGCCTCGTGGCACGCTTTCCGCGACTCGGTCGCATGTGGAC contains:
- a CDS encoding putative 60S ribosomal protein L7a; this encodes MTVRSSPTANLYLTYLLLSCPICTSPFPFATLIRTHLHHRVAPAFAFLLFFGCAHVCACVLARLLLPYFHSTFSASISRRAEKSMPGKEVKKATQPAKAASPYKKPAVASHFAARPKNFGIGQDVPYARDLSRFMRWPTFVTMQRKKRVLQRRLKVPPALNQFTKVLDRASRNEALKLIKKYAPETRKARRERLHKAAEEKKKDPKKTVSTRAPLAVVTGLQEVTRAIEKKQARMVVIANNVDPVELVLWMPNLCRANKIPYAIVKDMARLGDAIGRKTATCVAITDVNAEDEATLKNLIRSVNARFLSRSDVIRRQWGGLQLSLRSRAELRKKHARNAGVDAAAIIQ